gggttcttgtgtatataggggggttcttgtgtatatgggggggttcttgtgtatatgggggggggttcCTGGACATTTGATGATTTTAGTACCTGGACGATGATGTGGCCGCTGTCCCCAGGAAGGGGCCCCTCGATTCCATGCTTCCTCCATTCCAGCTCTGCCATTGGCTGTGCCGACACCTCACAGCCCAGAATCACTGTATGACCAATGACAGCGGCCGTGTCCCGCAGGGAGCTGAGGAGACGGGGGGCTGGAGAGAGAAGACAGGATTAGAGAACGCAGAAcacatcccctccccctctatcctcAGACATGGttctcattagggatgagcttcgagttgcctgttcggcgaacaacgaacaattcggggtgttcgcggcaaattcgaaaagccgcggaacaccctgttaaagtctatgggagaaatctaaagtgttaattttaaaggctaatatgcaatttattgtcctaaaaagtgtttgggaacccgggtcctgtcccaggggagtgtttgggaacccgggtcctgccccaggggagtgtttggggacccgggtcctgtcccaggggagtgtttgggaacccgggtcctgtcccaggggagtgtttggggacccgggtcctgccccagggggagtgtttggggacccgggtcctgccccaggggagtgtttggggacccgggtcctgccccagggggagtgtttggggacccgggtcctgccccaggggagtgtttggggacccgggtcctgccccaggggagtgtttggggacccgggtcctgtcccaggggagtgtttggggacccgggtcctgtcccaggggagtgtttggggacccgagtcctgtcccaggggagtgtttggggacccgagtcctgccccagggggagtgtttggggacccgggtcctgccccaggggagtgtttggggacccgggtcctgtcccaggggagtgtttggggaccgggtcctgtcccaggggagtgtttggggacccgggtcctgccccagggggagtgtttggggacccgggtcctgccccaggggagtgtttggggacccgggtcctgtcccaggggagtgtttggggacccgagtcctgtcccaggggagtgtttggggacccgggtcttgtcccaggggagtgtttggggacctgggtcctgtcccagggggagtgtttggggacccgggtcctgtcccagggggagtgtttggggacccaggtcctgtcccaggggagtgtttggggacccgggtcctgccccaggggagtgtttggggacccgggtcctgccccaggggagtgtttgggaacccgggtcctgccccaggaaacatgtatcaattaaaaaaaaagttttaaaaacggccgttttttcgggagcagtgaatttaataatgctaaaagtgaaacaataaaagtgaaatattcctttaaatttcgtacctagaggggggtgtaaagtcagcatgtgaaaaagcgcttgtttcccgtacatagaactgtccctgcacaaagtgtcatttctgaaaggaaaaaggcatttaaaaccggacttgcggctctaatgaattgtcggttcccagcaattcagagagaattcattcataaaaaaattttaaaaaaagcctgggggtccccccaaattcaattaccaggcccttcaggtctgatatggatattaaggggaacccccggcgtcaatttttaaaaaaaattacgtggggttccccccatatatccacaccagacccttatccgagcacgttaacccggtctttcccagtgacgtacgagggtgcgtcagagggggcggggtcacgtgacgggtggccggcgcttcccctatataagtaatgtcacagctccagcgcgtcattccgctgggctgtgtccagcggagagaggagctcgcctgttgcgctctggacggatgggatcttctcatcgctggaccggaccgctgatcacccgtcgctggagagatcatccgtcgctggagagatcatccgtcgctggatacagacaacgttggagcggggggggccgggccgagagtggattcacatcgctggattttttttttattaataaaggatttttttctacggtgtctgtgtgtgtttttttttaactatttacacttcctttgtgaaatggtagaggtacagtgtaccccattaccaattcacatgggggggccaggatctgggggtcctctttgttaaaggggtcttccagattctgataagccccccgcccgcagacccccacaaccaccaggcaagggttgtggggatgaggcccttgtccccatcaacatggggacatcctccccatgttgagggcatgtggcctggtacggttcaggagaggggggaccgcactctgtccccccctcttttctgcggccgtccaggtcaacgtgctcggataagggtctggtgtggatttttgggggaactccatgccattttttttttaaatttggggtggagttccccttaaaatccacaccagacctgaagggaatggatatttggggggacccccacgtcattttttttttttttttatgaatgaatctgtgcagggacagttctatgtacgggaaacatgcgatatttcacatgctgactttacaccccccccccaggtacgatatttaaagtaatattacacttttattgtttcacttttagcattattaaaatcactgctcctgaaaaaacggccgtttttaaaactttttttgcattgatacatgtcccctggggcaggaccgggtccccaaacactcccctggggcaggacccggtccccaaacactcccctgggacaggagccgggtccccaaacactcccctggggcaggacccgggtccccaaacactcccctggggcaggacccgggtccacaaacactccccctggggcaggacccgggtccccaaacactccccctggggcaggacccaggtccccaaacactcccctggggcaggacccgggtccccaaacgctcccctggggcaggacccaggtccccaaacactccccctggggcaggacccgggtccccaaacactcccctgaggcaggacccgggtccccaaacactcccctggggcaggacccggtccccaaacactcccctgggacaggagccgggtccccaaacactcccctggggcaggacccgggtccccaaacactcccctggggcaggacccgggtccccaaacgctcccctggggcaggacccaggtccccaaacactccccctggggcaggacccgggtccccaaacactcccctgaggcaggacccgggtccccaaacactcccctggggcaggacccgggtccccaaacactcccctgggacagtacCCGagcccccaaacactcccctggggcaggacccgggtccccaaacactcccctgggtcaGTCTCGGGTTCTATGGGTCAGTCTCAGGTTCTATGGGTCAGTCTCGGGTTCTATGGGTCAGTCTCAGGTTCTATGGGTCAGTCTCGGGTTCTATGGGTCAGTCTCAGGTTCTATGGGTCAGTCTCGGGTTCTATGGGTCAGTCTCGGGTTCTATGGGTCAGTCTCAGGTTCTATGGGTCAGTCTCGGGTTCTATGGGTCAGTCTCAGGTTCTATGGGTCAGTCTCGGGTTCTATGGGTCAGTCTCGGGTTCTATGGGTCAGTCTCGGGTTCTATGGGTCAGCCTTGAGCTCTATGGTGCCGCCACTCTCAGTTGGCTCCTCCCCGGGGTGACACGGAACTTGTCCTCTGTATTGCCCGGGGTTgaccacggctgatcacagtcCACATTGCATTGTCCCTCAATCTCTGCTGCGTCACCAACCCACCAATCCCAGATCCGTGGTCGGCCTTCCAACCCTCCCGTGGGCAAAGCCCCCACCCCCTGTGGCACCTCCCATAGGGGGACTCACCTTCCTTGCAGGGTCCggtgtgtttgaccctcagctcCGTCCTCAGCCTGGTCCTGGCGGCCTCCTGCAGGCGGCAGATGTTCTTGTAGGTCCGGCGGTCGGTGCCGCACACGCTCTCCTGGGTGGGGCAGACGCAGTGGGGTTCCTCGCTTTGCCCGTCTCTCACTTGGCACCTCAGTTCCGCCCCGCAAGTCCCGAAGTGGCGCTTCATCCAGGGGAGGTCACACATCTGCCCCTCCACGTTGGCGCATTCCCAGCAGCAGCCGCAGCGATCCTTCACCCTGCCAGCCGGGCAACGCTGGGGCGCCGGAGGACAGCGCTCTTCCTGGCACGCCACGCAGCTGGGGGCGACGGCCTCCACCTCATTGGACCAACCTCTGAGGGGCAGAATCCTGAGCCGAGccggaggagggaaggagaggaaggagaacCCGAGGAACAGAATCCAGAACATCTCGGAGGAGAGCGGAGACCACAATGGGAGGAAAAGCCCCGGCCTCTCTCTTATATCTACATGGCCGGGACCCCCCGCCGGGACCCTCTCCCTTCCCCCGACCTCCTATCACaggaggaaaaagtattcacccccccgcCGGGACCCTCTCCCTTCCCCCGACCTCCTCACCTGCAACCCCCTCCCACCAGaggaggaaaaagtattcacacccctctatacacagagcctggaaaaagtattcacacccctctatacacagagcctggaaaaagtattcatacccctctatacacagtgcctggaaaaagtattcatacccctctatagacagagcctggaaaaagtattcacaccccgcTGGGACCTTCCCCCGACCTCATTACCTGTGGCCCCCTCCAAAACAGgaggcctggaaaaagtattcatacccctctatacacagagcctggaaaaagtattcatacccctctatatacagcgcctggaaaaagtattcataccccttgaaattccccacaaagtgtcacataattgtgaagtggaaagaaaataatacaaataaatgtgtgaaaagtgtggggggaggggggcatttgtatgcagccccctttactctgatacccctaactacaatctagaggaaccaatcgccttcagaagtcacctaattagtaaatagagtccacctgtgtgtcatgtaatctcagtagaaatacagctgttctgtgaagccctcagaggtttgttagaaaaccttagtgaacaaaacgcatcatgaaggccaaggaacacaccagacaggtcagggataaagttgtggagaaagtgtacagacccgggagcacagcacagggatggtgggaacccctcataatgggcacagcaggtgtacagacccgggaactcagcacagggatggtgggaacccctcataatggggcacagggatggtgggaacccctcataatggggcacagggatggtgggaacccctcataatggggcacagggatggtgggaacccctcataatggggcacagggatggtgggaaccccccctcataatgggcacagcgggtgtacagacccgggaactcagcacagggatggtgggaacccctcataatgggcacagcgggtgtacagacccgggaactcagcacagggatggtgggaacccctcataatgggcacagcgggtgtacagacccgggaactcagcacagggatggtgggaacccctcataatgggcacagacccgggaactcagcacagggatggtgggaacccctcataatgggcacagcgggtgtacagacccgggaactcagcacagggatggtgggaacccctcataatgggcacagcgggtgtacagacccgggaactcagcacagggatggtgggaacccctcataatgggcacagacccgggaactcagcacagggatggtgggaaccccccctcataatgggcacagcgggtgtacagacccgggaactcagcacagggatggtgggaacccctcataatgggcacagcgggtgtacagacccgggaactcagcacagggatggtgggaacccctcataatgggcacagcgggggtacagacccgggaactcagcacagggatggtgggaacccctcataatggggcacagcgggtgtacagacccgggaactcagcacagggatggtgggaacccctcataatgggcacagcgggtgtacagacccgggaactcagcacagggatggtgggaacccctcataatgggcacagcgggggtacagacccgggaactcagcacagggatggtgggaacccctcataatgggcacagggatggtgggaacccctcataatgggcacagggatggtgggaacccctcataatgggcacagggatggtgggaacccctcataatggggcacagggatggtgggaacccctcataatggggcacagggatggtgggaacccctcataatggggcacagggatggtgggaacccctcatattggggcacagggatggtgggaacccctacaTATGAGTATTAATAAGCAAACATCTGATGCGTTTCGGCCTGAGCCTTAGTCAGATGCTATCACAATGATACAAGACGTTTTGGACTATGTAGACTGTCAGCTCTGTGGCTCAGTCCCTTGTACAGACTGTGGGAATATCAGGTATAATGAATACAcacagtggggggaggggtgggaggggcagagatacAATGAGGGCCCCGGAATGGCCCCCAATCTCCCACCACTCACATTATTGGTGTGTTTACCGTCAGCTGAGGAAACAGAACTTTATGATGTTTTCCTAACACACAGAATGGAGGGTCACAGCTGGGGGGGGCATTATCATGGTGTACAATAATGAGGACGGGGCCCCGGGGACACTCATCCTGTTATTGGATTAACGAGTTCCCATAATGACTCCAATCCAATAGATGTTTTCTACATACAATACACAACATGGAGACCCAATCCCACCTCTGTGCATGTGTGGCAAATGTTGTGGGGGCCCCGATCTGTCTCCCGTCATGTGTGGGAAGATGACCCTCCTGGGGGAACAGATCTGTCTCAACCATCTGGAGGAAAATTACCCTTGTGGGGACACCTCTTTAGGAAGATGACCCTTGTGGGGACACCTCTGTGGGAAGATGACCATTGTGGGGATACCTCTGTAGGTAGATGACCCTTGTGGGGACACCTCTGTAGGAAGATGACCCTTGTGGGGACACCTCTGTGGGATGATGACCCTTGTGGGGACACCTCTGTAGGAAGATGACCCTTGTGGGGACACCTCTGTGGGAAGGTGACCCTTGTGGGGACACCTCTGTGGGAAGATGACCCTTGTGGGGACACCTCTGTAGGAAGATGACCCT
This genomic interval from Rana temporaria chromosome 1 unlocalized genomic scaffold, aRanTem1.1 chr1c, whole genome shotgun sequence contains the following:
- the LOC120921518 gene encoding kazal-type serine protease inhibitor domain-containing protein 1-like gives rise to the protein MFWILFLGFSFLSFPPPARLRILPLRGWSNEVEAVAPSCVACQEERCPPAPQRCPAGRVKDRCGCCWECANVEGQMCDLPWMKRHFGTCGAELRCQVRDGQSEEPHCVCPTQESVCGTDRRTYKNICRLQEAARTRLRTELRVKHTGPCKEAPRLLSSLRDTAAVIGHTVILGCEVSAQPMAELEWRKHGIEGPLPGDSGHIIVQTRGGPQRHHVTGWLQIHNVRQRDAGSYTCHGRNMYGEVTTSARLTLISPDSPLAPEVSRHLVGVFDVTDDEDDLGEGPSGSHE